The Desmodus rotundus isolate HL8 chromosome 2, HLdesRot8A.1, whole genome shotgun sequence region GAGGGAGACAATGTGCAGGAGGCAGCACGCTGAGGTGGCAGATGCACCCAGGACCACAAGAAACCTGGTCTTCAGCACTGGCACTCAAAGCCCAGGGTCCACCTCAGCAAAAACATCTGGTGTCACACGCTTGCAAATACAGCCCAATAGGTTCTTACTGAAACATTCCAAtgactttttctaaaataattttattgagatgtaattcatatATCATACAGCACACTCATTTAAAGCATGCAGTTCaacacttcaaaaaatattttcagatatgtgcagccatcaccacaattaagtttagaatattttcattacctCAAAAAGAAACCCGTACCCTTTAGCAGTCACTCCCTACTTCCCCAACTCCTCTCAGCCCACTAATCTATCTtatgtctctatagatttgcctgttcgGGACATCCACTATAAATGCAATTATATAATTTGTAACCTTTTCTGACTGACTTCTGTCACTGCACAtagtgttttcaaggtccatTTATGAGTAGCATGtgtcagcacttcattcctttttatggtcgAGTAGGACTGCATTTATGGATAGACCACACTGTGATTTGGAttggcatttccctaatgatgagaggtgttgaacatcttttcacatgcttattgggCATTGTAcccattacatttttataaactgCAAGACATAgcttacatgcaaaaaaaggcacaaagaccacttatgtttatttaaaagaataattataaagCACCCATATCAAGGAACAGAATATTGCCAGGACCCCGGAAACTGTCTAGGTGACTCTCACCAACCACAGCCCCTTGCCCCGGACCCAAGCACTGTCTTGGTATTTGTGTTCCTCGTCTCTTTACTTTCCATACATCCCCTCTGTATGTGTCCTGAAGAATCCAGTTTTGCCCACTTTTGAACTTGATACAAATGAAACAACTCTATGGAAATCTTTCGATTGCTTCTTTTCCTCCCTGCTGTGCTTCTGTGGCCGTTTGCTGACACTGCCCTACAGTGTGCTGTTGAGTACACACGCCTCAGTTCTTTCATTCTGCCATGATGGATGGACACCCAGATGGTGCCCAGTTTGGTGGCTGTGAGCATCCTGGAGCCTGCTTCCTGCACACACAAGTGTATGTTTCTCTAGGCCACACAACTTGCACGGCTTCTGTGTATCTTCATCTTTGGGAACACCGCTGTGTCTGCTTTCCAGCCAGCAGTGCGTGCAGATCCCAGGGACTCCATGTCCTTGCCAGAGCTGAGCAGCATTGGAATTTATTTGTCATTCTCAGCATTTCTGTGTCAAAGTCTTTGATGACACCAAGACCTCAGTCAGCCAGCAGTCGTGCCTCAGAAACACCACCGAACCCTGCCCCCAGCATGTATTACACCTCTGAGCCTCGCTCCTTCCACATGCTTTGTAGGCCAAGGCAGAAAGGTGGGCTGGACATCTGGGAACTCTCTCCTCACTGATGACCAAAATGGACATCTGTGTTATTTGGGTGGCTACTCATCGGTACCAGCTCTAAGTGTGTGGAAGTCACATGAGGGTATTGGCACCTAGTATGTGCTCTGTCACACTAGGCACCCTGCTAGTTGAGCGCCTAATCAGTCAGAATCTCAACATTTGCGATGTCTGTGGCATTGCTGGCTTCTTTGATTGCAAGTACTATGGTTGAAACACAGGTGACCCCGCCTTCCTGTTGTGTATATTGACCAGGCACTGGTCACCTCTTCCTGGAAGCAGAGCAACTAGGGCTGGTCAGACCATAAATAAAGGCTCATTCTTGGTGACAAACCTCTGTGTCCCCAACGCCCACAcaggcccagcacagacagtAGCACTAATGACTACTTTTTGAACGTCTGATTCTGTTCTAGCACTCTGCCTTTGTTAGAAATGATAAAATTGCCTTCACGTTTCAGTGAAGGCAGCTGAGTCCCAGAGATGGGGTGTGTCAGCCCCTGGGCACATAACAAGTAAGCAGGCACAAGCACTTGAGTGGCTCCTCAACAGTGGGCCTCTGAATGCCACGCCCACTAGTGTGCCTGCTCTAGGAGTTAGCTGAGCCTCAGCTTTTCTCTGTAAGTGGGATCATGCTCACCTGAAGGAGTTAAATAAGATGGCATATGTAAAAGCATGGGCCCAGTGTGTGTACAGGTGATTAATAACTTCAGTTATTTACTAATTTATTCACCTATTCTTTCACTGTGCAACAGGCAAAAGTAATTTGACCATCTGGAAGAAGGACTATGAAAATGCTCATATACTGTGACGCAGAAACTATCTCACTCACACATCCCCatccagtgcctggtacatagtaggggCTTAATAAATGTCTATTAGGATGAAATAGGATGAAGAtgatggggaaggaagagaagcttCAGATCCAAATATAATTACTTCCACATTATGTAtagttaaaaagagagaaaggtggggggaaggaaagaaaagttaaaaaaaaaacaacctgaaaaCAGTGTAAATACCCTATGCTATGAGGGGTTTGGTAAATGCTGCCTTCTTTTATCACTGGGATATTCCAAAGCTGAGGTTAGCAAAACACAGCCCATGGACCATGTCTGAccctatatatataaataaagattaaatgaaaaccAGCCATTTAGTTTTGCCTGTCTTTGAACTTCACAGTATGTTCTCTTCAGTGTCcgacttttttcatttaacattacaTCTTAGAGATCTGTTCTTCTTGTATTggtagttcattctttttcactgctATCTAGTAATTGATCATATGATTATAGttaatcattatttattattacccccattctATATATGGAGACACTGCAGCACAGAGGACTCAAGTAagttgcccaaggacacacagcaggtTTGTGTAAAatctggaatttgaacccagagtCTAGAATCTCTGCTGCAACCACCCCTCCCACATACAATGCTGCCTCTCATGTAATGATGATGGAAGCCCAAGGGTCTCAGGGACTCAGAAGAAGGGACACAGCATCCAGCCTGGTAGCCAGGGAAATATGCCAGGGAAGCTTCAATCAGGGCCATGGTTTCCATACTTATATGtccacagggcctggcaggtATTGTAAGTAATCAAAGCAGTTGACCTTTGAAAAACCATAGCTTAAGGTCAGGGATGTAATAGGGAGCAGTGAGGACTATGGCAAATTGAAAGATACCAACCAAGAAGACAGCTGCTGGTATAGCTCCAAGTATTGTTGCCATATGACAATACTGGCAGAGATTGTGGTGAGCCAGGACACAGCAGGGCAACCAGGCTGGCATTTGTGGCCAGATTCTATGCCAGGAAGTCAGCGCCCATCTGCACcagttattaaataatttaacgGTCACTCCAGAGTTGCCAGATGTACtttctgtttggaaaaaaaaaaaaagagagagagaaaaccatggAAGTCTACCTTTTAAAGTCTCCTggttccaaaattattttaaacctgTGCAGACCAAAGAGAACTTATGTGTGATCTGGACTGGCCTGAACAATCTAAGGACCACACAGGGCTTGGGAGGCAAAGAAGGCAAGTTAGTTCCAGGTGGAAGGCACAGCACAAGGGCTGGAGATGAGAGGAATTTGAATCCAGGCCTGAGTTTCCTgcaccaaaaagaaagaaaaaaaccaaacccagctAGCTGCGGGAGGGGTGGGCGGGTCTGGATGGTGCATGCAGTGATGTGCACTGTGTTCTTCCCTGCCCGCCTCTGCAGATCCTGGAGGAGAACATGAAGCTGGAGTGTAAGTGCCACGGCGTGTCAGGCTCCTGCACCACCAAGACGTGCTGGACCACACTGCCACAGTTCCGCGAGCTGGGCTACGTGCTCAAGGACAAGTACAATGAGGCTGTACATGTGGAGCCTGTGCGTGCCAGCCGCAACAAGCGGCCCACCTTCCTGAAGATCAAGAAGCCACTGTCATACCGcaagcccatggacacagacctGGTGTACATCGAGAAGTCACCCAACTACTGTGAGGAAGACCCCGTGACAGGCAGCATGGGCACACAGGGCCGTGCCTGCAACAAGACAGCCCCCCAGGCCAGCGGCTGTGACCTCATGTGCTGTGGCCGTGGCTACAACACCCACCAGTATGCCCGCGTGTGGCAGTGTAACTGCAAATTCCACTGGTGCTGCTATGTCAAGTGCAACACCTGCAGTGAGCGCACGGAGGTGTACACGTGCAAGTGAGCCCAAGACCGCACTGCGTGTGCCCTCAAGTCAGGTCCCTTGTGGGAAAGACCAGTCTCCAAGCTGCACTTACTCTGGCAGGTCACTTCCCAGACTTCCACAGGGAACTGCCAGAATGCTGAGCTTGTCTTTTCTGCTGCAGAGCCACTTGCAGGGTTTCCTGCAGGACCTGTGGAAAAGGGCTCGCCAGAGCCCTTAAGGGTTCTAGTCCACACCCAGTGCTGCTCCAACTACTCTGGGCCTGCCTGGGGCCCTCCTTAGCTGCAGCAGAGCCTTCCACAGCAGGGACCCTGGATCTTTGGGCCTCATAGCAATATTTAACaatttattctgattttaaaagtaatattaatttatttaattaaaaaagtccTTCCACTCATTGGGATCCGTTTTCTGCAAAATGGGCTGTTTGCTTTCTTTGCAGGAAAACTTTGTCACTAGGACAAGAAGTCAAGTACAACTGTACAAAATTATTCTTTATGCAGACATTTCTACTAGTTGATTCCACAAATATCCCTGCACTACATGTTTAAGAACAGAGATGTCCATGTCCTTTACATATATAggtatacatacacatttttgttttttgtttttgggtgtttttttttttgctgtttgctGCTACTAATCCAGAAATTTAAGCTGGTCCAGATTTGGAGAcatttttcagaaaacatttcctACCCTTTAGTTTTCCCCAACTCAAACTTCACCATTGGAAAAACCCAGTTTGGAGTATATAGAAAGAGGAAAGATAGTAACTCCCAGCAGTTTCCATCCTTTGGAAAGTGAGCCCCTGAATAAGCGAGAATATTTTGTAAGAGactatttttatatgaatattttatttatattaagcCTGACTATATCATTCCAAGGCCTGTGCTTCTTCTTAATTCTAGGACTTGCTTTGGGGTAAGGAGGGCAAGGCCTGGGTATGGGGGCAGGCCCCACGAGGACCCTCACGTGGCTGGGTTTTCGAGTTCTGTTGGCCAAATGGGCAAAAGCAGCCAATGGGTGCCAGGTCTGTGGTGTCATCCATGTTACCTGGGAAAGGAATTAGATCCTCAGTTCAGCCTATTAAGCTCAGGCCTTTAGAGTAACGTCACTGAGTGGTGACCTCATGATAGCCATGTGGTAGGTAGGTCTGTGTGTTCTCAGCATCGTGCGAGCCTCACAGGGACTCAGTCATTGCTACTCGGCAGAACCCAGCTCAGGGAGCCTACTCCTTGCCAGAAAGCCCCTGTCATTGCTGTGTGTCCCAAGGGGTAAGGGTGAGATGTAGTCCTCAGTTATGGGGCAGAAAAGCTTGAGTGAGGAGTCCCATGAGCAGTTGGGCTTCCTGGATGTCTCAGTCCCAGGACAGACTATCAAAGAGAGGGGTGGACAAAGCCTCTCTGCTCTGGGTCCACCTTCATCTAGTGCCTCTGAACTTGGGAAGCTTTCCTCAAGGAGGCTGTGTGTGCTCTGCATCCATTTGTGTTTGTGTGACTTTAGGGAGTCTTGGGGTAGTCACGTGACTTTGTGCTTTCAAGTACCTCTGGGGTGCTGATGTGTGTATATCTTGTGTGCTCCTCTGTGCACCCAAttatctctgtctctccatctgtGTGCCTGAGATATTTGGGTGGTGTGTGCCTGCGGGTGTGTGCCTATACATCTCTGCTTGTTGGGGAGGGCTTGTGGTATTGAGTCAAACTATAGAGACCTTTGGTAATTGTGTTGAGCCACCAAGAGATGGCACCTCTGAACTCTATGCCCACAGAAACTGGTTAAACTCAGGTACCTCTGAGACCACAGCCCCATTTTCCCTTGCCCTGAGAGCCCTCCATGTCTAGGCTGTATTGGACACTCCAGTGTCAGCACTGGGCCTGGATCACAGCATGGACAAATAAAATGGCTGGACAGTTGGTTGATTTCTTCCCTTGGaccatgtttttcttctttggtgtCAGGATGGATAGGCATGTGAAggaatgagtggatggatggatggatggatggatgggtggatgaatgaatggatagaagGATAATGGGTGCATGGGTGGATGGATATATAGGTGGATAATAGCTGGGTGGATGGATTGATGGATAGATGAATGGGTGAGTGGgcgagtgggtgggtgggtcaatggataagggaggaagaaatgcagAAGTTTCTTGAAGCCCCCCATGTCACAGTTTATCTCTGCCTTGGAAAATCTACAGTGTCTACCATGAGCAAAGAGGCTCCCCAAGCCTTCAGTGCCTTTGCTGTAGGCTGGCTTCCTGGCACCTGAGAATGAGTGAGGTTCTGATCAGCCTCTCCAGATGACCATTTAATGTTAATCACATAAACATGATAAGAAGTCATCCCTATGTGTTGTCTTGCTATTCAAATGAGGAGTGGGCCTGGCAGGAGAGCAGCTGGACTCGTGAGGAGAATGGCTGGGTCAGCTGCTGGCCTATCACTTGGCTCCTTATCAAAGTGTTAGTTTCCAACCTAAGGGCTTGCCCTCCCTTTGAGGTACCGAGCTCAGCtgtgctctgagcctcagtttctccatccttAGAAGTGGGATAAAAATACCTACCTTACACGGCTGTTGTGATTGCATGGCACTTTGAGTTTCAAAGTAATGGAtgaatgttaaatattatttattattattattattaattattactattattactctTCTCTCCACAATGATAAGATTCATCAAACACAGCTtatgataataaatatttcactCTGTGTTAGGCAAAGGTATTTTGCCCCCTTTGTTTTATTCCTAAAGTGCATTTTCAATAACACtgacattaaaaaggcaaaaattttaagaggaaaaaaaaaattagaaagcacGGGACTAGAGTGTCAAAAGCTCAGGGTCCTGGTGCataacaactgggaagtgagccGCTCAACACAGGCCCATCGTAGCTGCATGGGAGTGTGGGCCTCCTCATAGCCAGACCCTCTGATTTTTCAAGAAGGGCTGAACATCCAGGTTTTTAAAGTAagagctccttttttttttcttttgatatgtTAACAAACACCGTAAGGAAGGAGCAAATCATGACTGCAAGCTGAACTTAGCATCTCTACCACCAGGGTGCAGCCTCTGACTTGGACCAAATCTCTTGttttagagatggagaaactgaggcccagatagGGACAGGGCTTTATGAAAGGCCACGCAGCAAGCCTAGCAGAGGGAAGGCCAAGGACAGGACTTGGGCCTCCTAGAAAGGCCAACATGGTGCACCCTAAGTCAACAAAATaatgtggaggggtggggtgggaaggatgaAGTTCCTACTTGTTCCAACATACATACAGGGTGTGGCAagaataggtttacagttgtaagtatgcaaagcagagtttattcctgtattgtTATTAATTAGTATATTGTTTTCCTTATGAACAGCCGTAAATCTACTTTTCCGCACCCGGTGTGTGTTTTCacttgtgtgtgcacatgcactcACAGCCCTTTGGACTTAAGTTCAGAGCTAGCTCAAGGCCCTGTGGGGTGATGGGCCTTTGCCCTGAACCACTCTGTGGGGGTGCCCTGGCAGCCAGCCAGGGGAGCCCCAAACCTTTCATTCGCCCACCCACATCCCTTCAATTAAGGGAATCCCTTAGCAAGACCCAGGTTAGGAGAGTCCTGGGTTGACACATTTCTCTACCTGAGCTGGAGCTGTCCCCTATAATCTTCAAGGCAAGTTTGCGACGTGTTTCCTGAGACCCTAGGAAGGCTCCTATTCCCACTTCCATATGAGAGCCAGTCTCAGGGAAGAGAAGTGACTTCTTCAAGACTCTATCACcaggaaatgagaaaacaagggCTTTAATCTGGGCTGTCCCACATCAGCCCCTGGCACTTTGTTCTGAGCCTTCTGCCCTCTAACAGAAACTTAAGGAAGATAGAGAGAAAGGACTCGAtgtgggccacacagggcacccaAGTCTGATGCAGATTGTCATTGTCAACTTTTTCCCACCTTACTGAATGCATCCAACAGGTCACCAAGGTCTGGCACTTCTTCCCTGGGGGCACCGCACAGCCAATCCACCTTCCTCACTGACTCTGGCCACCATTGTCTCTCACCTAGGAGAatgccaccacctcctcccaggtCTCCCTGCTTCTACCCATGCCCCATTAAACCAGCCTTCCAAGGTCTGGCTAGACCCATCCACTCCCTGCCTATACCCAGATGTGGCTCCCCATTTTCCTGCAGATGAAGAGCAAGTTCATGAGTCCCTTACAACCTGGCCTTTGCCACGTTGGCAGCCTTGCCTCTGCCTCCCCTGCACAGCAGTAACAATGCTGCCATTTGTGAAGTTATTGCTCCGTGCCAGGCAAGGTCCTAGCAATTTTCATAGCTTCTCTCTTATCTTCACACCACCCTCTACATCTTGTAC contains the following coding sequences:
- the WNT7A gene encoding protein Wnt-7a isoform X2 is translated as MGLDECQFQFRNGRWNCSALGERTVFGKELKVGSREAAFTYAIIAAGVAHAITAACTQGNLSDCGCDKEKQGQYHRDEGWKWGGCSADIRYGIGFAKVFVDAREIKQNARTLMNLHNNEAGRKILEENMKLECKCHGVSGSCTTKTCWTTLPQFRELGYVLKDKYNEAVHVEPVRASRNKRPTFLKIKKPLSYRKPMDTDLVYIEKSPNYCEEDPVTGSMGTQGRACNKTAPQASGCDLMCCGRGYNTHQYARVWQCNCKFHWCCYVKCNTCSERTEVYTCK